The Chionomys nivalis chromosome 1, mChiNiv1.1, whole genome shotgun sequence sequence tttattaacaaaattatggaagaaaactttcccaacataaagaaagatattcctatgaatattcaagaagcatacagaacaccaaatagactggatcaaaaaaaaaaaatcccctcaccatataataatcaaaacacaaaacatacagattaaagaaagagtattaagagctgcaaaggaaaaaggtcaagttacttataaaggtaaacctatcagacttaaaccagacttctctatggaaaccatgaaagccagaaggtcctggatagaggtactgcagaaattaagagaccatggatgcaagcccagactactatacccagccaagctgtCGTTCCctgtcaatggagaaaacaaaatattccaggataagaaccaATTTAGagaatacatagccacaaacccagccttacagaaagtaataaaaggaaaatcacaacccaaggaatccaacattgccaacactgcctattataactcagacaactagcgacccttcaccagcacaactcaaagaaaggaaacacacaaactctactaccaaaaaaataaaaacaaccggagtcaacaaccactggtcattaatatcacttaatatcaatggactcaattcacctataaaaaggcacaggctaagaaactggatacgaaaacagaatccaccattctgctgtttaaaagaaacacatctcaaatacaaagatagacatctactcagagtaaagggttgggaaaaggtttttcaagcaaatggacctaagaaacaagcaggtgtggccatactaatttctaataaatctgacttcaaactaaaaacaatcagaagagatagagatggtcattttatactcataacaggaacaattcatcaagatgaagtctcaatcctgaatatctgtgcccctaatataaaaacacccacttatgtaaaagaaacattactagaactcgaggcagacatcaaacctcacacactaatattaggagacttcaacacacctctctcaccaatggacaggtcaatcaaacagaagcctaatagagaaataagaggaataatggaggtaatgaagcaaatggacttaacagacatctattggacattccacccaaataggaaagaatataccttcttctctgcagctcatggaactttctcaaaaattaaccacatactcggtaacaaagcaaacctccacagttacaaaaaattttagtgaccacatgtgttttattggatcaccatggattaaagttagaattcaacaatgaggctacccccagaaagccgaaaaagtcatggaaactgaacagtcaactattgaaccacacctaggtcaaggaagaaataaagaaagaaattaaagtcttccttaaatttaatgaaaataaagagacaacatactcaaacctatggaacactatgaaagcagtgctaagaggaaagttcatagcactaagtgcccacttaaaaaatggagaaagcacacattggagacttaacagcccacctgaaagctctagaaaaaaaaagaagcagactcacgcagaaggagtagaagactgaaaataatcaaactgagggctgaaatcaacaaaatagaaacacagaaaacaatccaaagaatcaatgaaagaaaaagttggttcttggagaaaatcaacaagatcgacaaacccctatccaaactaatcaaacggcatagagagaacatgcaaattaataagatcagaaatgaatagGGGGATATAACTACAGACATAGGAGAAATTCAGAAAATCTTTAGATCtaactacaaaagcctgtatgccacaaaactggaaaatgcaaaaaaaaattgacatctttttagataagtaccatataccaaagttaaaccaagaccaggtgaaagatctaaatagacctgttagttgcaaagaattagaaaatgttatcaaaaatctccctaccaaaaaaagcccaggaccagatggtttcaatgcagaattctaccagaacttccaaaaagacctaatacctatactccttaatatatttcacaatatagaaacagaagagtcattgcctaattccttttatgaagctacattaccctgataccaaaaccacacaaagactcaaccaagaaggagaattacaggcctatcttactcatgaacatcgacgtaaagattctcaataaaatactggcaaactgaaaccaagaatacattagaaaaattatccattatgatcaagtaggcttcatgccagagatgcagggctggttcaacatacgcaagtCTGTTAATGTAATCAACcctataaataaactgaaagaaaaaaccatatgatcatttcattagatgctgaaaaatcatttgacaaaattcaacatccttttatgataaaggtcttggggagactagggatacaagggtcatatctaaatataataaaagctatttacagcaagccgacagctaacatcaaattaaatggagagatactcaaagccatcccactaaaatcaggaacacgagaaggctgtccactctctccatacctcttatatgcttgaagttctagcaatagcgatatgACAGCATAAGGGattcaaggggattcgaattggaaaggaagaagttaaaatgtcattatttgcagatgatgtgatagtatacataagcgaccccaaaaactccaccaaagaactcttacagctgataaactcctttagtaacgtggcaggatacaagatcaactccaaaaaatcagttgccctcctatacactaaggatcagcatgcagagagggaattcagagaagcatcacctttcacaatagccgcaaatagcataaaatatcttggggtaactctgaccaatgaagtgaaagatctatttgacaagaactttaagtctttgaagaaagaaatcgaagagaatgccaggaaatggaagaatctcccttgctcttggattgggaggatcaacatagtaaaaacggcaattctcccaaaagcaatctatagattcaatgcaatccccatcaaaatcccatcaaaatcttcacagaccttgagaggacaataatcaactttatatggaaaaacaaaaaacccaggatagccaaaataatcttatacaataaaggaacgtctggaggcattaccatccctgacttcaaactctaatacagagcttcagtattgaaaacagcttggtactggcataaaaacagagaagtagatcaatgaaatcgagtagaagacccggattttaacccacaaacctatgaacacctcatttttgataaaggagctaaaatcacacaatggtagaaagaaagcatcttcaacaaatggtgcaggcaGAACtgattgtcaacctgtagaagaatgaaaatagatccatatctatcaccatgtacaaaactcaagtccaaatagattaaagacctcaatattagtctgaacacactgaacctgatagaagagaaagtgggcagtactctacaacatatgggcacaggagaccacttcctacatataaccccatcagcacagacattaagggcatcattgaataaatgagacctcctgaaactgagaaggttctgtaaagcaaaggacactgtcactaagacaaaaaggtaacccactgactgggagaagatcttcaccaaacccgcaacaaacaaaggtctgatctccaaaatatataaagaactcaagaaactagactttaaaatgctaattaacccaattaaaaaatgggtcactgaactgaacagagaattctcaacagaagaaatttggaTGGCCAAAAGAcgcttaaggtcatgctcaacctccttagcaatcagggaaatgcaaatcaagacaactttaagataccatcttatacctgtcagaatggctaaaatcaaaaacaccaatgatagcttttgctggagaggatgtggagtaaggggtacactcatccattgctggtgggaatgcaaacttgggcaaccactatggaaagcagtgtggcggtttctcaggaaatttgggatcaacctaccccaggacccagcaataccactcttgggaatatacccaagagatgccctatcatactacaaaagtatttgttcaactatgttcatagcagcattatttgtaatagccagaacctggaaacaacctagatgcccttccacggaagaatggatgaagaaagtgtggaatatatacacattagagtacaactcagcggtaaaaaacaatgacttcttgttCAGAGGCATGTaaccaactaggtccttgggcagctgaggagagagaacctgaaatggccagatcctatagtcatactaatgactatcttgcatatcaccatagaaccttcatctggcgatagatggagatagagacagatacccacatttgaataatttgcattggtatagattttaaggtcaattttgttatatgtatatgtatttctaatcttgattaaggtattgttattgtatagttcatttaaaaatgtagcgtatataggttgttaatggataatcatcaataatagtgaagcttgtagtcatgttatttaaaatttatagatgtgcatagatatatttcagctagataggcattcttcatatctttcaaagactgcagaatatggcatttaatgttttaataactttgggtttttcatgacaatgagacactctgctcctggcagcaccaatctacttcaagaggaagatgggcaccgaagaggctccttaaggagtttgatagccatttgggcaagaaactgctcttgcatggactgacaaagaacccgcagagagaggactgctgaacttgcctaaaggtgagatggtctttcggggttcctgactcatgaaagagtctgtgagacattctgcaggacacagcagatagtgactgaactgtctttggaatttcctgcttcataaaaatgtgtctgctggatactatgggcctgaaggctgaatatggatgccccaatggtacagaggaactttgggtgactgtccaggcaatgagatgtctctgtcatttctagagttttggatctcttgtttgcttaggtaatattatatccttctggagtctttgatggagttgaagaataaatagatagttatagttttccttagttatgataaaagataaagtagatataaatattgtaactgtaattcttgcttgataactgttatatgtaattttaccacgttaaagttaaagcctttcttttttgtttaaacaaaaaaaggggaaatgatggaggagttactttcatttaataaagaaactgccttggcccatttataggacagcccttaggtgggtggagtaaacagacagaatgctgggagaaagaagctgagtcaggagtcgccatgattctcccactccagacagacgcaggttaagatctttcctggtaagccagctcgtggtactacacagaatattagaaatgggttagatcaatatgtaagagctagccaataagaggctggaactaatgggccgggcagtgtttaaaagaatacagtttccgtgtaattattttgggtaaagccatatgggcggctgggtgctggggacgcagccctgtcgctcttattacaacacacattggagcaatggactgagctcccaaggtccaaatgaggaacaaacagagggagagcatgagcaaggaagtcaagaccgcaatgGGGGCATCTAGCCACTGAGacgtggggctgatctattaggagatcaccaaggccagctggcctgggactgaaaatgcttgggataaaactggactcactgaatatggtggataatgagggctgctgaaaagccaaggacaatggcactgagttttgaccctactgtatgtactggctttgtgggagcctagccggtttggatgctcaccttcctagacctggaatgaggggggagggccttggactgcccacagggcagggaatcctgactgctttTTGGCCTGGAGagtaaaggggaggggagtggggggagggggagggaaagggaggcgaggaggagtcggaaatttttaattaaaaaaaattaataaataaaaaaacagttaCAGATAACTAAAAATGCAACATCCAAACCTGAGCTATATGGGGAATTTATAAGGTGTAAAATAGTTACTGTAATACAGATCCACCAATCCTGCAAATGCTGAGAATCATTCTATTGTAACAACAGCTCAAGAAAAGACATCATCCACAGTTTCTTCAAATCAACAAATGCAGAGTCAAATATAAAGAtgataagattaaaaaaagataTCAGTAAAACTTAATGAAGTTATAAATCAAGAGTCTAATCAGAAGAGATCAGTCCTCCTGAGAAGAGGAGATGTTTCAGGAGTCTGTTTAGATAGCATAATGCTCTGTGGAAATGTGTCCTTCTACCAGTCACTAAGAGAAGCCTCACCAATACCAAATCTACTGGTTCTTGATTTTCACATACATCCTCTTGAACTAGTAGGAAGTAAAGCTGGATTTTCAAGCTCCTATTAGTGAAATCATGCCACAGAAACCCAGACAAACGAACACagatgttgactgaggtttctgttctcCCTGGTTCCTGAAGTTGTTAAGTCCCCAAAagatcacacagaggtctatattaattataaacatattggcctagtatctcaggcttcttattaactcttatactagcccataattcttgtctgtgttagccacgtgccTTGATACCTTTTTGatgaggcagtcatatcttgcttgctctgtgtcttctttcctctctgtctgggtgaagACTGCAGGCTAAAACTTCGCTCTTCACAGAATTCTtgttgctccacctctacttcttgtctggtcatcctgcctatacttcttgcctggcgactggccaatcagcatttggTTAatatacaagtgacagggtacaaccattgtcccacagcacacagaaagaaaaatttaggaTAAGCGGTAACgttgagaaaatgaaataataaaggaTAAAATGTACAAACCTTACCTCTGTGTAAGTAACCAAAAATGTAatcttattacttaaattaaattgtatttatgGTTCTAAATGAAATTAACTATACCATCAAACATATGAAATTTTAAttgattataatatttttaataatactcattaaataaaacaaaaatgtctgcATAATACCCAATGGAAAGTTGAATCCTTAAAGAGGATGataaaattgacagagacttcatctaatttgaaaagaaaaccaaaaacgaTTCAGAAGAAACTGTGAGACATGTAAACAATTATTTGTTACAATTAATAGCCAAGGGTTGGAaatatggctcagtagttaataCCAGGTAATACTAATTCAGAGGAGTCAAATATTATTTTCAGCACTCACATCAGATAGTTCACAATGGCCAATAATTACAGCTGCAGTGGACATTCtgtcttatttctttttgaaCCTACACACTTTATATATGTTGACACTGTCAGAAGAAAAGATTGGTTCTTCTGATTCTAGGGAAACTAATACTAGAAGTAAGCTCTGAAGCAGCTACATGAAAAGTGTGAAGAGAACTTAAATATCAAgggaaagtataaataaataattattatagcCACAAATAAGATATTGCtcaatgtatacacacacaattttagatgatatattttcatctatttttaattttcatttcttatatatCCTTTGAGAGTTCTGAATTTCAAAGAAGGTGTTTTATTCATATTCATACCCCATAACCCACCCTCCTTTGTGTCcaattttttcttcctaaaccaATAAAGAACCATTTGTGCTGCCAGACATTCTTGTATGTGTGCTTTTACCTTAGAACATTATCAAGTTATCAGGGGCTTTACTCCTAAGGAAAACCATATCTCTCTCTCCTACAAGTTAACAGTTTTCATTACCTATATGACTAGAAGAGGATTGTGTGCCGAACTTATCTCTCTGATGGGGCTTGGTCTGGTATGAGCTTACTCAGGTTTTGAAAGTGCTATGAGTTCATTTGAGTAGTTGCCCTGCTGGATGTCGATATTTACTTATAGTTGTCCACTACCTCTTGCACTTATGTTTTTGTCtactccctcttccaaaatgatggTAACTTTGACatagaaaacttaaagaaaaatttcttttggCTCAGTGATTCAGAGCTTTGTCTATAGTTTTCTGGCTCTATATGGTTGCTTTGGTCCCAAGTTAAGGTCAACTCTCTGGATATCAAGACTAAATGACAGAAATGGCCCCTTTCTTCTTAGCAatcaagaaggagaaagaaacagaaagggactggagacatgatatatgtatgcatgctctCACCTTCTCATTTCTTCCAATCACCCAAGATCCACCTTCCGTAATGTCTCCCACTTTATAATTGTATATTCAGTTATCATTATATCAGAGGACTGATGCATTAATTAGGATATAACCTTCCCAAAACAATCACTACCCATAAGCCTATAAGCTTGAATCTAAGTCTTTCATACATAAGAGTTTAGAtctttacttaaaaaattaagttCTGATTCTTATAATAATATTTTCAGTGTAATCCAATCAGAGGGATAATCTCAGTCACACCAGGTATTGACCAAAGAAACAGAGGCTGTTCATGGGATAAGAGGACTTGCACATGCTATTGTCCATTAGTCTACTCCCTGTGTGGCTCTATTGTACCCATGATCTGTAATAGCAGCTGGGTTTATGAGGATACAACAGTCACAAGTTCTCTAGCTcttgaaaacagaagaaatcttCACCTAATTTAACACTCAGACAGAATAATTTTCTGTAGAAGAGGAAGTGTGGCCCACACTAACCCAGCAGTGGGTGGTATGCACAATGTACCTGTTCCTGAATTCACTTCAGTATACTACCCCTCTGGTCTTCTGTATTGCCTTGATGCCAAAATGGCCCAGGGCTCTGACTTTCCTTCCTCTTTAATTTACTGAAGtaacatcagtcattaatcaactATGTTTAACATGTTCACACACCCTCTTTCCCTAAGATAATTCTGATATATCTTCCATCCACATCTTCCTAATTTCATCTGATAAGTTCAAAAGTAGTAACTTGTTATTAATGCAATTAGTCTTCATTTTATGATGCATTTCTGAGAAGAGAAGTGCTTGCTTGAACAAAAGTTTCAGCCAtccttctttattattattagaaatagAGTAAACTGATACACTGCACAATCAACTAACATAGGGTAAGGCACACTCCAAACTTCTGTTCTACTGAGTAATGCACAGCAGGTCACAGACCATTCTCATCAAAAACtatcatcaaagaaaaataattgaaaaattttCAGAAGTGGTACCTTTTGTATAATCCCATTAAATTAAATCATATGGGTTCCTGTTAAATGAATGGTGATAACCGTGTATTTACATTGCCCCATCAAGATACTGAAAATTTGTGAGTTTGAGTTTATAATTACAGCTGTAATGCTCTAAGGAGAGAGAACTAAAATCTTTCAATTATGTGAACTCAGTATTGCCATCATATGAAATGTGAATTTCAACATGAAGGTGAACTGTGGTACTTTCTAAATATGTATAAATTAGAGCTTACAAGGAAATGATTAAAGACCCAGTAATCTCTGAAGAACTAATTTGCAACTTTAGTTTTCAGATGAAGTGTTGGTGTCAGTCTCACCTTGTCTGGAAGACCGCCTTTCTCAAGGAGTTGTCTTTCAGGTAGAATGTAAGGTGTGTTTGACGCAATGTAAGGTATACTACTTACTGCCCCCTGGATTCACAAGTTTGTCTCTTTCCTACATTTGTACAATCACACATCCACAGTtacctttatatttatttgtctattttgcctttcctctttcttacatgagccgggcggtggtggcgcatgcctttaatcccagcactaaggaggcagaggcaggcggatctctgtgagttcgagaccagcctggtctacagagctagttccaggacagactccaaaaccacagagaaaccctgtttcgaaaaaccaaaaaaacaaaacaaaacaaaacaaaacaaaacaaaacaaaaaaaactctttCTTACATGGAAGAAGCAAAGCCAGGAGCCTTTCAGTCCATAAGTTGATACTCCAATGATGATTTTGAAATTTCCAAATATATTTCATACTGGGTACTTTACTGACAGTTTATGctgattttctttatacattattCCTTCAGAGACCTCAAAGTGTGTGGACTTTATACACAGAAATTTCTTAGATCCTTTCTGATATCACATGAAGTTGATGATGCATCTTTTGTTTGGCAGATGTTCctgaattgttttattattttccttggtTCTCTTCAGCTTTTGCAGAACAGTGGCATTATTCTGTTTAATTTCTGTCTCTACCAGAGAGTGTAGCATCAGTTGTTAGTTGATTATAGATTCAATAATGGTGGGATGTAAGGAAACTCAAAAATCTCAAAGTCGTTGATATTCACAAGAAATTTGCCCTATTGCATGAATAACAGGCAAAGGGTGAGGAGCATTCTTACTGTGAGCTTGAGTCCCCTCACTCTAGTGACTGCTTCAGAGGTTCAGATAGATTTGTACTAGTTTTCATATGCAAAGGAAAAAATTTACCTATGTTTATTGAATCACTATACTTAGTGCCTTTTGTTCTCTTGgaagtattttaaaacattttgactATCTTGATACAAAGAATGAGATATAAGAGTAAGAAATGTTGATTAAGTGCAAAGTCTGCCATAATGAAGTGGAAAATTTTAGATAGAAATAAAtgtgaagtgtgtatgtgtgtatgtatgtatgtgtttgctaGAATAATTGATGAAGTAGTTATTCTCATTACTAAATATTCAAAGACTAATGGTCTACATCAAGTTATTAGATAACTTATAGTTTGGAAAATAAGAGCATATGTCCCTCTGGAGTCCTAATTTGAAGTGTTGAAATATCATTGCTACTTTAAAATAACTTATACTGGTTTGAATTCCAGTGTCCTCCTGCAATGCTCATAGATTTTTTGAATGGTCCTTGTCCAGACCTCAAGTTATCAGATTAAAATATGAAAGATAAATCCATGTATATAATGCAAATAAATGTATATGAATTTGCAAGTTGGCATATGAAACTTCAGCATGGCTttttatcatcttttaaaaagactcTGGGCTGGTGTGGAACAAAACATCTGGATGGAACTCAACCACCCTGAAAATGCAATGCTTTCATGAAGCCAAATgaacttgttttcttatttctttattattgcaTATGAAAACTAAAGGAGTAAATAtgctgtatattttaaaaacaatagagACAGAGCATTAATACAAGTTTTTCAGTGACTTTAGTATGTAGAACATTCACTTACAGACAATGAATGCTGCTGTGCAAATGATATCTGTGACAATACTCAATGTGGAGTTCATAACTGGGAATTTGTGGAATGGATTCATAGCACTGGTGAACATCATGGACTGggtaaagagaagaaagatctCTTCAGTGGATCAGATTCTCACTGCTCTGGCCATCTCCAGGATCATCCTGCTGTGGTCACTGTACATTTTGGCATCAACATTTTCATTGTACCTAGATGCAGAAGTGACTATGAAAACAGTAAGGCTGACTAATCTTACCTGGGTAATTTCTAACCATTTTAGCATCTGGCTGGCCACCATTCTCAGCATCCTTTATTTTCTCAAGATAGCTAATTTTTATAACTCTATTTTCCTCTACCTAAGGTGGAGATTTACAAAGGTGGTTTCAGTGGCATTGTTGGTTTCCCTGTTCCTcttgtttctaaatattttagaGGCAGAAATACAAATAGCTTTGTGGATGGATCAGGTCAAAGCAAATTTATCTTTCAGCTACAAATTAAAGAATTTTACACACATTCCCAAGATTCTTGCATCAACAAACACTATATTTACATTAATACCTTTCACTATGTCTATGACAATGTTTTttctgctcatcttctccctctggAAACATTTGAAGAAGATAAAGTACATTGCCAAAAGCTCCAGAGATGTCAGCACCACAGCTCACATCAAAGTCTTGAAAACTGTGGTTGCCTTCCTCCTGCTGTAtgttattttcactttttctctttttgtacaTCTTTGGAGTTATGAGTttgaagaaaagttttttttcaaatatttttgtccTGTTGGTGTTATTGCCTTTCCATCACTCCATTCTTATGTCCTGATTATGGGAAACAGTAAGCTGAGGCAGACCTCTCTTCTGGTACTGTCGCTGTTAAGGTACAAGATCCAAGGATGTGGACCCTTAGGTCTCTGACACAATATCGAGGAGATAATTTTGCATATTTTCAATGAAGATTATAATTTCACaggaaattattatttattttaaatgtacatgTTGCAAATATACTTGCATTTTGTGTACTATTACGAAAGAAATAACTGCTagataaacagaaaacaactttGATAAGAATGGGAATATGAAACATAGACATGTAAGAATATTTTAACTAACATAGTTTTAATGGTGGTAAattatttgagattttaaaatgattaatttaTATAATAGAAACATAGATTTTTTCTAGATAAATAgctcattgtttttttgtttctgttttattttactgtCTAAGCATGAAGACTGGAGGTCAGCTCCCTAACAACCAGCTAAAGCTAGgtatatcccagcactcagggatcTAACACAGACAGAGCCTGAGGATCACAGGCTATTGAGTCTAGCTGAAACAACAAACTCCAGTTTTAAATGGAAACCCTATATCAAGAAAATAAGTTTAATTTATAGAAGCAGACATCCAGTGTATACCCATAAACACGCAGACATGACAGGTGCAGCCCAAAACACCCGCATACATGTTcatgacatacatacatgtaaataatgatataataatattGCAAGTAAATGTACACACCTatgaaacagtaaaaataaaattgataaattttatacacataaaattatttaaaatctagGAAAATTGTTTAATTTCTCATGGAGTTTTCTATATAGACTTACAAATCAAGTAGTATATTGGTTTTCTCAAAATCATGGTgacattttacttaatttttctatGAGTGTTAGtttcataataaaaaacaatgggttatataTACCATTGTTTGgaatatataatt is a genomic window containing:
- the LOC130884028 gene encoding taste receptor type 2 member 125-like; its protein translation is MNAAVQMISVTILNVEFITGNLWNGFIALVNIMDWVKRRKISSVDQILTALAISRIILLWSLYILASTFSLYLDAEVTMKTVRLTNLTWVISNHFSIWLATILSILYFLKIANFYNSIFLYLRWRFTKVVSVALLVSLFLLFLNILEAEIQIALWMDQVKANLSFSYKLKNFTHIPKILASTNTIFTLIPFTMSMTMFFLLIFSLWKHLKKIKYIAKSSRDVSTTAHIKVLKTVVAFLLLYVIFTFSLFVHLWSYEFEEKFFFKYFCPVGVIAFPSLHSYVLIMGNSKLRQTSLLVLSLLRYKIQGCGPLGL